The genomic region TCTgtcacatgtttgtttgtgcccACTAATAAGAAACCATAGCTGTTCACTGTTGCCCTAAGGTCATGCAGACTTTTTTATAGCTTGCCTACAGTGACATAAAAATGACATTCATGAAAACTTTAGGCTGCTTTCAGCATgctggtgggtgggtggttaAGACACATATGATATAACCAAAACATTCCTAGTTTGATTCCACTAGGGACCTTATGTATGTTGCTGCAGATGCCAGTGAGAGGATAAAACTTTATATGGATACAGTCTTAATGGGTAAGTCCCGTAGGAAGGTTTTTAAGATGTAAAGGCACAGCACAACAGTTTATACTCATTctaagaaaaacaggaaaatatcaCAGCAACATTAACTAATCCTCTGCCCAACGCTTGCACGTAGAGGTGAACAGCAGAATTAACAATGCTTCACTATTCATGCTGCAAGGTAATCTATGTGCAAAGTCCATGTCAGAGGAGGCTGGGAAGGATGTGTCAACGAAACACACACCATTTCACACAGGACACCACTGTTCATTTCCCTTGTGAAACAGATAAAGACAACAAAAGGTCCCCTAACCTTAAAGGAATATCCAAAAGCACAATCTTTTCCTGAAACTAACCAAATAATGCTTTGGCAAAAGTTCAGTAAAGTGCTCCTTTTGTTCCTCTATAGTTGAATGTCTGCTATTTACTGCTGATCTAATTTTCCCTGTCACTTCCACTTTCCCGCACTGTCAAAATCCATCTGCTCACAATTTTGATGTCACCATACTTGGCCAAATGATCCTTCTATCTGCATCCCTCTGACCAATCACTCCCTGGGTACTGATCTTTAAATATCACTGCATGTCTGCCTATCCATCTTTCAGATCTCCCATTACGCAACCCACCTCCTCCCCATCTCCGCTGACCTCAAGGACCACAGAGATAACTGAAAGTTTCCATCATCCACAGCCACCAGCATCTAGACTCCATGGGATCATGTCCTATCTCTCATCTTCACTTGGCTTAATGAAGATGCTTGTCATTGTCAAAATCTAATCAGCAAAACATTCCTCTGTTACTGCCTCAATAAATATTGTCATACATTTCCAACTGATCTGAAGtagtttttgtgtgtaaacCCAACCAAACATTGaccattccacaaccttaacttACTGTTACCATGACTATGAACAATGAGCCTCTATGGATTTTATCCAAGGGTAAGGACACGCAACCTACTGTATGGGGACAGTGGATCTTTCTGCTTCACACCCCTGCTGTGCCAACATGGTGGTCTTGTTAGAATCGATGAGAAGGCTGCATTTTTTACACAATGTTATTGCTGATGTGAACACTGCCTTGAGGGACCACTATACTTAATCAGAACTGCTGTCagccaaagaaaaacatctccATGTGGATTACAGGTCTGTGTCCAGTTATTTCTGTGACAAAACAGACAATccaacattcacacccacttaGCTTACTTTTAAGCTAAGTTTATCCCCATATTCAGACAGTATtacatctccttcctctctatGATGGCCAGCTTTTCACTCCACCTTCAAGCCAAGATCATTCTGAACAATTATGAGCACATATGAACCAGTTTTTCTCCAGTATAATACAGCTCTCAGTCAATATGGCTAGGGCTAAATATATCATCATTCATTAAGCCATGGCTTTGTCCATACCAGCTGTTATGAGGCATTAGTAGTTGTGACAAAGATTCCTCCAACTGTGCTGAAGACTCCAGACAGAAATCTAAATCTTCGTCATCAAGAGCCACTGTCAATTATGGAGTGCAACTGCAGTGCCTAATAAATACAATCAAAATAGAAATGAATCTGTACTTGGATCTGAAATCAGTTGTGTTTTGACTGCATGTGAACAACTAATATTTATGCACATCAATGTGTAAGGTCCTGTAGTGAAGCCACACAGCTTCGCTAACACTGGATAATGTAGTGTGTCTCAATGAGAGTATCATATTCAGTGTCCTACATGCTCACGATGTAACTATCCTCAAGGCTCTTGTCTCTTGTCTTATTCCGCTTGCAGGTAAAAGAGTCATGTCAGGGAAAGCCACACAATCACTGACACACCAATACAAAGTTTTCTCAGACAAGCATTTCATTTCCAGCTCTACTTACGAGGGGTATtcagtttcagaaacacaaaaaagatgcTTCCACAAGGGAGTAACGCTCCTTAAACAGATTATGTAGTAGAATTTGAACTAAATGCAGCTATTATGAATTTCCACACCATTTACAGACCCAGATAAGACCTCACTCTAGAGTGGAAATAAAACCATTTGCTGGCTGTAAGTATCATCAGTACTGAGCTTTGCAGAaatttgtgccattttttgttgtcttacaCACAGACTGAATTTGCCAAACATAAAAGTTGGTAAGTGTAAGTGCCTTCCAAAGTAAAGCTCATGTGGGGGGAGATGCTCTTTAAAGTGTTTGGTTCTCAAAGAGCTTATTGTCTTCTCATGTGTTATAAATTTTTAAATAGTTGACCTATATTCTCTGTCTTAGAGGGGTTGGTGGAGCACTGGAACAGAAAGCAGTGACACAGCAGAGATGTGATTTCTCTCAAACGTCACATCTTAAATCAAAGGAGACGATGCCGCAGTGAGCTTTGTCCCATCCACAGGGACAGCTTTGCTCGTACCACAGAGGAATAAACAGAACCAGTTTTAATTAGACCCaatctaaaaaaagaaacaggactTTTTAGCTTACTGTGGCAAATTTATAAATGTAGATCAGTGTGCTCCGTCCTTCTGGAACTTTGTCTCCAGTAAGGCAGTATCACTTTAGAGAGAGAGGATagaaattcaacaaaaatacaatgaTACTTGACATTCTTCTTCATGCTTTACTTGATTTAAAGATTATTCTACTGTCCTACTTAATCACTGATTAATTTACAGTCAGTTAACCACTTGATTTCAGATCAGAACAAAACcaatattatacattttatgCTGtgaaaagtattcagatcctttgaCCTCATTCAAAATCCTGCTTAAAAAGTACATACATATTAGcagcaataaataaaagtactcatgctgtggaaaaaaataccTCTGTGGGTGAAATATTATCAAAATTTACACTATTAAATTGTTAATGTTCAAGCATCAATGCATAAGTATTTTGATATTatagctgctggaggtggagctagttttagCTACTTTTTATACAGTTAGGCGGTGTAGCCCAGTGATCGCTGACCTAGGGGTTAGGACCCCTCacaaagggtcacaagataaatcttGGGGTTTTTGGGATGATTACTggggagggaaagaagaaaaaacaaattatcCAACTGAAACTATCTGAGAAGCTTAGAGGGGAAATGCTTCTATGGATAagctgaaaaagaagaagagctCTGACTGTCAAAAGCTAAGAACATGTGGTGTATTGTATAAGCTCATAATGTTTGCATCTGGAAAGCAACCAGAAACTATATCAAAGAAATGGACAGTATAGTGGAATAAATGGTACaatgtttccctctgaaatgcagtACAGTAGCAGAAAATTAAATTActaaagtaaagtacaagtagcTTGAAACTGTACCTGAGAAAATGTACTCAGTAACCTTCCATCACTGAATCCAATGTGGGataattttacttttctcaCTGAGGCAGAGGACTATCATCACTTCAAGGAGAACATATTTCAAAGTATTATATTTCAGCCACTGTACAGTACAGGGTTGTATAGTGTGTTTTGGCTGGTCTAGCAAAAATCTGACCTTGTGTTTAGAGGTAcagcttttttttaagttttctccCTAATTCTGGCAGACATATTAGTTATTGCAGCTTCACTGGGTAGAGACATGACTCATAATTCATCTTTCTCTGTGACACAAGTCAGTGAATCACGATTGAATGCACTGAGTTGTCCTATACAGATGCTCGAGCAACTCAAGTCACAAATTAAATTGATGCCGTATTTCACACTTGGTGTTTGCATTTATGCAGAAACGACAAAAGAAACTAAATTTTCTGCTTTCAAAAATTGTATTGTACCTCAAAGATGGCACAAGTGCATTACACTGTCTCCAGCATCGTACAGTCATAGATGTGAGAGGTGATAACTGTGTAAGCTACGAATATGAATCTAGGTGAGATTGTTAGTAGAATCATAGCTTCGGAATTTCATGGTTATAGATGGGATAAAGTGTGTTTCTCCCAAACTGCCctactgtttttattcatctgaGTTGGCCTGGATAAAAATCATGATGAGTAAGGGATGAAGAAATTGATAAAACTGGATAACAAATAAAGTATTCAGCTCTGGAACAAAGTGTGCATCTGCAGGCAGCTTCACCACCCGCCTTCTTCTTTACGGCTTTGAAAGATGAATCTCAAGAGATGCATGAATGAAACTATACTAGGGAATGTGCCGGGAGGTTGACAGTGTtatagctgctgctgttctaGCTGTATATCACTGAAGACATAATTCAAGCCTTGAAATATGTGGTAATATCTTTACACCTGTAGGTCAGCTGTCAGCATCATAAAGAAGCTAcaacatcagagagagaaaggtgcaACTTGCAAAACATATCTTGTTATTTAAAAGGCACAAGTCGAGCAGTTGTTGCCAAAGTGGGGGGTGGATACCTCCACGGGGGCTTGAGAGGCTTTCaggtgtaaaagaaaaatatttcttattattttactttgtgAGTTAGCTTgatgagagaaaatgactgCTGTGACCAAAGATTTAAAACCTCAACCTATAAACAGTCCAACTAGGGAGGGGATCCATGGAATAAAAATTTCCAAAACAGGGGTTTGCAGCTTCTCGTGAATCTATTTCGGGTCCTCGACATGGGAAAATATGAAAAGCATGCTGCAGAACAACAGTAATGCTCTGCATGCAGCTCCTCTGGCCGTTTAATCTTCACTGTTAGTCTGTGCATGTAAATATTTGACTGGCAAACACAACATCCACACAAAGCCCACTTCTATAAATCTCAGAGCAGGAACAGGAGAGACAGGTTCAGGTCAAACAGCACAACATGTGGACACAGTGCATAAAATGAGCTGTAATGGCTGGCAGAGATAAATAACCTGATCTAGGTTAGGAATGCAGGAGTGTCACATCCTCATACCtgcacaggcaaacacacagaaagcacGGGACTGGACTGGAAAAGCCTTTGAGGGGAGACAGCTAGTCCCCACTGCATGCATGTGACACCCCCCCCAACATACCTCTCATTGGATTCTGGATCCACAAGATGCCTCCGATAAGGTGAGGAGATTGGCCGAGCATCCCGAATCACTGACTGTCTCTTGTCACTTTCCTCACCTCTAATGTCCGGAGCGAGCACCTTAAACTACCTGCTTACTGCCAATCACGGGGAAGAGCGGGTGACTTACTCCCTGGTCCACATGTCACACCACCTGCTGCCAGATGAGCAGCCTAAGCCAGACTGGTCTTGTGGAACAGGATGAGCACgcacacacgtatacacacacacacggcgcTTTCTTGCACCactacacagaaaagcccagtgaATATTATCCAGAAGACAATAACAATTTCTCTGAGAAGAGTCCTTGATATAAATCTCAGCACGGCGCGGCTCAAGTATCTCCCTGAGAACACACAGTACCCAGTAACACCGGAGGTGGTTATGCAAAAGAACTGGACGCTCCTCGGTCGCAGACCTGTTAACCAGTGTTGTCTCCAATCGCAGAGCTTACGACCAGGCGCACACACAGTAACAATGTAAATACAGAAAGAGGCTGCGCGTTAACACGAGTCTTTATGGTTTGTGATCATTTACCAGCACTGTGAATACCAGCGGTTTATCATTTCAATTGTACAGTGAACTAATAGGAAAAGATGAGCAGGAGAGTGTACGTAATGCAGAGAGCAGGAGGCTGCAACATCACCCAGTCACAGGCTTTCACAGTTGACCCGACCGTGTCTGGGTTGAGCCAAGCACACCGTACAGCTCCAATCATCGTGGTGACTGAAACTATTTCCTTTTTACCTCTCTACTAAAGcgaaacaaaaacacaaatgccaTCGTGGGCAGCACAGGGTGGAGTGCCTTACCTTCAACAGCCATTGTGCTACTCCACAGATTTGGGCATCACTCGCAAGGGAGCAGGCGAAAATGTTAAACTCAACGCTCTCTCATTGTACCTTGTTTGGCGTGTTATCATCACTTTGCTGCGGGCAAGCCGGAGCGCACAGCTGCTACCGCACCTCAAAGGATCCTGGGAAGTGTAGGCTCGGCGCTTTCTGGGCTGTGAAATAAGGGAGCGTTTCATCAGTTTTGCAGGAAGGCAGTTGGGAAAGGCCAcctctctcacactcttttttttttcttatagtGGCATGACTATAATGAAGCTCACTAATATTCTTATGGGTAAGGCCAGGcctgaacattttatttgtgaaGCATATTTCATTCCAGTTAAAGTGCTTCAGATTTAATACACAGCTTACAGCAAGTACAGAGGAATGTAACAAATAAATTACAAGAGAATgcattaaaaccacaaataaacacagaagaaataattcaacattttggccAAATATATTATTGTAATATTGTTGAGTTATATAAGAGGACCGATACCACTCTCGTTTCTGTGCGGTagatatgaagctacagccttaacttagcataaaggctAGAAACAGCGAAtagctagcctggttctgttcAAAGCTTAACAAAATCTGCTTACCAACACATCTGAAGCAATGAATCTTACTTCACACATTAAGTGTTCATAGTCTGAGCTTAAGACGATACACAAAGTATAGTTCAGTATAACATAATGAGTTAAGATGTCTTGAACTAGTGTAGCCTACTTCTGACGTACTGAAACTATGGAAGCTCATTTCTGCCAATGTGatgtaaaaagcaaaataatcACTTTCAATCAGTCTCAAAATAACAACTTAGTATCTCTaaataaagtcattattaaaaagtaaaaagtaattGTGTATTAAAGTTTGTCATTAGAATGTTTTCCATTCAttatcttttttccccatttggCAGAAATGGACTTCCACAGAAATGTGTGCACCAATATAAATCAGGTCATCAGGCAGTTTGCTCAAGAGAGCGCGTACAAAGTACCTAAAAGCACCTTCAGTAGAGTGGGATCATAATCTAGGCACAGTTAGAAAACCACCATTTGGAGGCCTCAAGGGAACTGATTGGATTTTAGGCAGTCTGACAATAACTCATTGCCTATACCAAGTACACAGTATACTGGCAGTGAGCTTAAGGTATTGTTTATTCTTCTATCCTGTTCTTCAGGGACCATGTACAATATGGCTACCGCATTGTAGTATTCTGTGACATTAATCATTTCTTTGTGCATTTGAATTGTGTCCTGAATATTCCTGACATCCTGAGAGCTGAATCTGTGTTCATTCTTTTTGCCCTCAACTGGTGAAAGCAGCGAAACAGTAGCTTATTTTTACAGCGACTATGTCTAAATGTGCATACCATAATTATCAGGCCTTTGAACTGACAGCTACAGTAAAGACTTGTAAATCCTCTTTGGTATGCTAATTAAATAGAACAATTTCGACATGACACACCTACTGTCTGAATAAAGGAGAACTACAGTGGCTTATGCAGTGTGTAATTACTTATTCAGTGTGTTAATGGAGCATGCAACATTCTTCCTGTCTGTAAACCGTCTTTATTGTGTAATGTAATTGTCTGTCTTTGTATATGTTGAGGCTTGAGTGTGGATACAGTAGgagccaaaaataaaatagaccAACCTTTGTAGTCCTTAAAGAGAGTTAAAGTAAGTAAGTTAAAGTGGAAATTGACACAAGGTATCTCCATGGGAGGACAGGTGGTACAGGTATTTCAGGTAGGAATCAGATAAACAAAACCATGTGTTATACTGGACCCAACATACTTACTGTATCTGCTCATCTACCCCAGTCTGCCTCACTTGTGTGTCATTGTACCTGAGTGTCATTACTGACATACTAGTGTGATAAAGAAATTATCTGTGTGACAGCACAAggaagtctgtctgtctttttcagcACGTTTCTTGAGTGCTCTGCCTaccataacacacacagactcacacaggcGTGACTGTTGGTATGCATGTTGGAGTGTTTCCTTGTCTTGTTCCTGGTTTCTCTTATTGTTTTAAGGTTCTGTTCAGCCTGTCTGAGCAGACATCTTCATGTACTtggagagacagtgagtgtatatgcatgcatgtttgAGCTTTGTCTTCCTGACAGTCATAATCAATGAAGAGGGAAATGGTGTGAGTCATGAGTCCCAGCACACTAAAAATAGATTAGTGTGTACactaattacaaaacaaaagagacatgCAAAgtaactgaaacaaacaatcATGTGCCTAACTAATTCCAGGCCTCACTGTGTAATTTCAAGTCGAGGAAGGCAGTAAAACAGACTCACATCTCTGCAATTAATGATATTCTCCGGCCATTTTAAAACCATATTTAGCAGTTTGTCCAAAGTAAATGTGTGAAACAATCGATGAATACCAAACTGGAAGAGCTCTTCCAAAAAAAACTTAAGACAAGCATGACACATAAATGACAGCTGTGGTATTGGagatgtgtatgtatgtgctgCAGAGACAACAACAGATTCTTGTTACTGAGGAATTTTCAGTGCATTTCCAATTGTGAGTAGTGAGTCCAGTACGAATGTTTTACAGTTGCATAGGTACTGTATAATGTGTCTGAGTAAAAACACTGTATTAACAAAAGGAAATAATGTGTTTCAGTGCTCTGCTGCATGAATGTAGAGATAATTTTTTTCATGTCCAATATTCCCCAAAATCTAACAACACAGTTTTCTGTTCTACAATACAGCCATGCGTTTGTTTACATTTAggtgttttatgtttctgtgtgtgcgtgtgtgtgtttttaatatttttctccaGACAGTGAGCTCTGTCACCTCAGGTCATCCCACAGGCAGGCTCACTAAACTAATATCATAATATTACACACAGACTATCACACTGTCACCTTGAcgtattcttttttttttttaaagagcttTTATTGACTGTGTTTGTGGCAAAAACACAATAAGAGAAGCTCAACACTGGAGTCTAAGTTGAAGGAATAGTCTGATGTTCTTGGAAATATGATTATTTGCGACAGCTCTGATACAGTTAGCTTCGCTTACTGCACAGACTGGAAGCAGTGGGAAATTTCTTGTGTAAGTGAGCTTGCCATCACCTCTGAAGCTCTCTGTTAACATGCTTTATCACAAAGTAATGGAACCCAGCCTAGGAATACTCACAATAGATATTCAGCAGTTGCCATGGCCTGTAAATAATGCTCTATAAAACCTATTGCCTGGCTTGCTTCTTCCCCATGCTTCCACTCTTGGTACAAAATGAAGCTAATCATCTCCTGACTCCATCTTCATATTTCATATATAGGTATAGGGAGTGGTATCAACCTTCTTATTTAAGAGAATGATTGCATAATATAAAAGTAGCACACGTCAATTCCAGTTAACACCTCTTTGAAATACCTGTGGCAATTTAAAGTTTCCTGGTCAGATCTGCatgtattcaaaataaaaactgaaacagtttcaaTCAACACaagatacatttttatttaatgtttttcttcttataTACAGTACTTGGAATAAGGACAAGAGCAGGATGTGGTAGAAGTAACAGGTTTAAATCAAAGTTACACAAGACAAACTGACATGAGATTTATGTTTACAAGACAAATTTAAAagttttgaaaagaaaaatcaagaaGGCAAGAATAAGGTCATCTGATGTTTTAATAAGTGTAAGTAATGACATAATGACTTTAGTGGTAGCTGAAATTTGTGATTTACAGAAGATCTCTCAACCAGCACACTGTACCACACTGCACTGAAGTaaagacttttattgtcattcagtatgcagcaagtgtatacagaacgAAATTTCGTTTgcataggcctcagtttttacagtttccagtgtagtgcaaatgtgtgtgcaaaaaaTTCTGCAAGcagaatggaaataaatatacttaaaaGTTAAACTTTAAAGTGTGACTATCACATCATACTGTCAATTGGTAGGTTTCTCTCCAACTCAGTGCCCATTAGTGCTATTAGTAGATGTATCGACGACAGCCCAGTGGGCTGCAATGGAGGTGATGCCTCCATGGTAGCGGCCGCTGATGAAGCGCAGCTCGGCCCCCTTGTGTTCGGGGTACATGTTGAAGGAGTGGCCTGAAGGCTGGCCTGCATACAGGGAGCGGCCCTTGTTAGTGGTGAACACCACTGACTGCAGATAGTGGGCGTACTTCCCAGAAATCTGGATGATGGTCTCGTCCTCATCCAGCTCAAACTCCTGGACCTCCCCAGATTTGATGCCAGTGAAAGCGGACCAGATGAAGCCGTACCGGAACTGGAAGCtgagggaaaaataaacaaatttatCACAAGATTGAAGTAATTCATTTGTGTTAGAGTTAATACatatgacacttttttttttacagttgcaCTGTGTGACATGTTACTTCATCACaatgaacacagacatgtagtTTATTTCCAGTCAGTCCCACATACATCACCTCTCTGCCTTAAATGCTCACTAGTCCATATTACTCCACGACTGAAAATAGCCCCCAATAAATCCActatttattcttatttaagTAACAGGCACACGCTAAACTGAAGATTTCTATTTGTGATATATTTACATGTTCAATGGAAAGAAAAGGGCTTCAAGCTGAGACAGTGAAGTCTTGAGATGCACATATTGTTGATTTTGGCCACTTAATGAGATgagttgacaaaaaaaaaaaaaaaaaaaaaaaaacagaataaaccTAGCCTTGttgttaaatatataatttgCACTACAAAGTAGAGTCATTATGTGATTTATTATAATTATCCAGATAGGTCCAATAAAACGGACGTGTCGAAAACCACAAAACCAGATGAAATATATTTGACATTCACCCATAGATGAAGCTGTTGTAGGCCTCATGCACTCTGACCGCTGTGATTCGGCCCTCTCCAGTCAGACTGTAAGAGCTGCCAGTTCCTGACCCCACTGCTGGGGAGTAGGAATAATACTGAGGCTGGgctgcagaaacaaagagatgcaaagaGATGAATGAACCTGTTAATATATGACCAGCTTGTGGAGAGGCTGATAGGAAatcatcttttattttattattataaataataatatataattatttaattttggtacaaaaatctgactgaaaataattacattCAATTACAATTAAtcatctgcagtgttttcttaGTAATGTATTACTACATCTGGTGATAAGATATCATGTGCCTCAAAACTGAACTATTAGAAAATACATGCAGTTCCCTTTATGTGCACTTTACTGTATATGTCAAAGAACTGTTAAACTTTAACACATTTGATTAATGAAACTTACCATCAACccacacagcagctgtaaacAGGGCGAAGAGGACAACGTACTGCATTCTGTGAGACAAATTGACAATAGGGTAGCATTATTCCACCAAGATTTTTACCCAGCAGTTATTGAGTTATTATTGCACACAGGGTTAATCTTAAAATGATCTGAATTTTTACCTGTCTATTTTATTCCTTATACGATGATCAAGAGATACCTGtagatgatgaaataaaaaaattataatcTAACTAccattcagtattttttcaaattctttttacactgtcatttaaatgatagcaataaacacaaacttACAGATCAAGTTTCAAGGTGCACAGTAATGTCATCAAGACTTCAGCATATGTGTGTTCAGCTTCACGTCTTCTCAACTTCTCAGTTTCTACCTATGCAGGAgcctctgttttatatcaccTGCATGCATACCTGAGTacatttttcatgttctttGTCACACCCAGATGCAGGGAAACAAAGAAGCTTTGaggaaacaaatgaataaacattGTGCTTTCCTGCTGTGCCACTAGTTAACATCACAATGTTATTAATTCACCTGGAAAAAAAGTATTACCATCAGCTGAGGGATGAGGGAAGAGGGAATGTGAGCCTGTGTCAAATGAGGTATGTAGCATTACTGAAACAGGATATGTGTGCTACAAAACGTTCCTGAGTGACCCGGAATCAGGAattaaaagcctttaaaaaaaaaaggagacagttacagtaagtacattttactttaatta from Lates calcarifer isolate ASB-BC8 linkage group LG3, TLL_Latcal_v3, whole genome shotgun sequence harbors:
- the LOC108889561 gene encoding zymogen granule membrane protein 16 — translated: MQYVVLFALFTAAVWVDAQPQYYSYSPAVGSGTGSSYSLTGEGRITAVRVHEAYNSFIYGFQFRYGFIWSAFTGIKSGEVQEFELDEDETIIQISGKYAHYLQSVVFTTNKGRSLYAGQPSGHSFNMYPEHKGAELRFISGRYHGGITSIAAHWAVVDTSTNSTNGH